The genomic interval CCGGGCCCCATGCCCGAGCGGTCCTTCTTGGCTTTCCGCGCTCTCCGACGCCGAACCGGCGTCCACTTCGTGAGAAGCGCGGCTTGTGAAAACGCGGCCCCGTGGGGGACCGCGCGAAGGTTCGGCAGGCCTTAGCGGCGGATGCCGAGGCGCTCGATGAGGGTGCGGTAGCGCGCCTCTTCCTTGCGCTTCAGGTAGTCGAGCAGCGAGCGGCGCTGCGAGACCAGCTTCAGGAGGCCGCGGCGGGAGTGGTTGTCCTTGCCGTGGGTCTTGAAGTGGGCGGTCAGGTTGGTGATCCGCTCGGTGAGGATGGCGATCTGGACCTCCGGCGAGCCGGTGTCCTTGTTGCCCTTGGCGTAGTCCTTGATGAGCGCGGTCTTGCGCTCTGCCGTGATCGACATCGCAGGCCTTTCAGATGGAGGTTTGGTCGGAGGCGCCGCCCATGGGAGGGAAGGGCACCTTTGAAAAACTCGCGGTCGGGCCGGTGCCGGGATGTCGTCCAGCACGGTCAGCCGCAAGCGGCACAAGCCCCGCCCGGTAACCGGGTCGAGGCGGCGCGGACCATACACGAAATCGCGGGATGTGCCAGGGGCGTGTGCGGCAAGTGCCCGGATGTATGACGGCAGAGGCCCAGGGTTAGCGCACAGTTGGCCTGAACTTCGCGTCGGGCCGCTGAAGGCGAAAATCGGTCATTTCCGATGGCGCGCAAATAGCTCGCGCTGTGCCTGATTGATCGCGTGATCATCCCAATCCACTTCGCGCTTCGAAGAGGGGATGAGGCGGCACTCGTTGTTATAAAAGAGCGTGCCATGCAGTCCTATGATTTCACTCTTCAAAATTGGTCGATTCCAAAGTGGCTCTAAGAGTTGAGCCGCCTTCTCCTGGCCAAGTCGCTCGAATAGATCTTCTACCAATTCCATATCTCGCCCGTCGGGGAAAATTTCTACGAATTCCTCGGCGGTGGCTTGGAAAATACTGAAGGTGGCGTTGTTTGCGCCGTCAATAATTTGGATGTTCTTCATCTTCTACTGTCCGATGAATAGGGGTGTCCCCTGGGGCGCAAGTACTTAATTCGGTTTCCAGAACGAGGCTCACGCAAAAGGCGTGAATTTCGCGTCACCATATTCGAACCTGCCCAACTGTGCGAAAAATCCATGCCCCGTTCCGCCCTCGGCGCCCGCAAGCCCATCGCCGCCCTCGTCGCCGAGGAGGCCGATCCGCGTGGGCCGACCCTGGCAAAGAACCTCTCCGCCTTCAGCCTCGTCTGCATCGGCGTCGGCGCGACGGTCGGGGCGGGGATCTTCGTGCTCACCGGCACGGCGGCGGCGAATTATGCCGGACCGGGGCTGATGCTCTCCTTCGTGCTCGGCGCGGTCGCGAGCGGGCTGGTGGCCCTGTGCTACGCCGAACTCGCCGCGATGATCCCCGTGGCCGGCTCGACCTATTCCTACACCTACGTCACGCTCGGGGCCCTGCCGGCCTGGATCATCGGCTGGGATCTGGTTCTCGAATTCGCCATGGCGGCGGCGACCATCGCCGTCGGCTGGTCGGGCTATGCGCAGAGCCTGCTCGCCGATGCGGGCCTGAGGCTGCCGGCATGGCTGGCCGCGGGGCCGGGGGAGGGCGGGATCGTGAACCTTCCGGCGGCGCTCGTCGTGCTGGCGCTCACCGCCCTGCTGATGCGCGACAACCGGGAGGCGGCCCGCACCAATGCCGTGCTGGTGGCGCTGAAGGTTGCGATCATCCTCGCCTGCCTCGGCGTCGGGCATCTGCGGCCCGACCTGTGGCAGCCGCTGGTGCCGCCGAACGAGGGCCCATTCGGCGCCTTCGGCTGGAGCGGCATCTTTCGCGGGGCGGGGGTCGTGTTCTTCGCCTATGTCGGCTTCGAGACGATCTCGACCGCCGCTGGCGAGACCCGCAATCCGCAGCGGGACGCGCCGGTGGGGTTGATCGGTTCGCTCCTCGTCACCGCCGCGCTCTACGTGGCGGTGGCCGCCGTGCTCACCGGCCTCGTGCCCTATCGCGACCTCGACGTGGCCGACCCGATCGCGCGGGCCATGGCGGTGACGGGGCTGACCGGCTTCTCCGCGGCGATCAAGGCGGGCGCGTTGATCGGGCTCACCACCGCGGCGCTCACCGCGCTCTACGGGCAGGCGCGGATCTGCTACGCCATGGCCCGCGACCACATGCTGCCGGATCTGTTCGCACGGATCGGGGAGCGGAGCCGGACGCCGTTCGTCGCGCAAGGGGTGATCGGTCTTGCCACGGCCGTGGTGGCGGCTCTGGTGCCGATCGGCATCCTCGGCGAACTCGTCAGCATCGGCACGCTGTTCGCGTTCATCCTCGTCTGCGCCAGCGTGCTGATCCTGCGCCGCACGGAACCGGAGCGGGCGCGGCCCTTCCGCGTGCCGGGCGGTGCGATCGTGCCGGTGCTCGGCATCCTCGCCTGCCTCGCCCTGATGGCGAGCCTGCCCGGCGACACTTGGCTGCGGCTGCTGGCCTGGCTCGGCCTCGGGCTGGCGATCTGGTTCGGCTACAGCCGCCGGCGCGTCGGAGCACATTCAGGTTTCGAAAGGACGGCTCCTTTCGCGGGTCCAGGGCAGCGCCCTGGTTGAAGGGAGGCCGGGGCTCAGCCCCGGCCTCCCCGCCAAAGGGATGATCCCTTTGGAAACCCCGGACTCAGTACGAGCGGTGCGAACCCGCCGCCCGTCCGCCGCCGAAGCGGCGACGCAGGTAGCCGATGGCCTTGGGCAGCAGGAAGACGACGACGATCTGGCGCAGGATCGAGCGCATGCGGTGGGACTCCATTGTGAAAGCTCAGATTGGAGACCCAATGCCTGGACGGGCTTGCGCGTTCCCGGCTCAGAGCTCCAACGTCAACGTCACCGGGACGTGATCGGACGGCTTCTCCCAGCCGCGCGCCTCGCGGAACACCGCGACCCGGCGCACGGTGCCGGCGAGGTCCGGCGAGACCCAGGCGTGGTCGAGGCGCCGGCCCTTGTTGGCCAGTTCCCAGTTCGGCGAGCGGTAGCTCCACCACGTGTAGATCTTTTCCGGCTCCGGGGTGAGGAGCCGCGCCGCGTCGATCCAGCCGGCCTCGCCCCGCAGCGTCTCGAGCGCCTCGGTCTCGACGGGGGTATGGCTCACCACGTCGAGGAGCTGCTTGTGCGACCAGACGTCGTGCTCCAGCGGCGCGACGTTGAGGTCGCCCACGAGGATCGCCGGCCCGGAGACCCGCCGCCCGCCCCAGGCCCGCAATTCGGACAGGAAGTCGAGCTTGTGCGCGAATTTCGGGTTGAGGTCGCGGTGGGGCATGTCTCCGCCCGCGGGCACGTAGAAATCGTGCAGTACGATCCCCGCCGCCGGTCCCGCCTCGGGCCCGAGCACCGCCGAGATGTGACGCGCATCGGACCGCTCGCAGAAGCGCATCACGTCGCGGGTCAGCAGCGGAAACCGCGAGATGATCGCGACGCCGTTATAGCCCTTCTGCCCGGCGAAGACGATGTTCTCGTAGCCCGATCCCTTGAACGCCTTGAGCGGGAACAGCTCGTCGGGGCACTTGGTCTCCTGCAGGCACAGCACGTCCGGCTGCGCCTCGCGCAGGAAGCGCAGCACGGACTCGATGCGCAGCCGCACCGAGTTGATGTTCCAGGTCGTGACGGTGAGGCGCACGGGGATTGCCTGAGAAGCGTGGCGTGAAGAGCCGCTTCGATAGAGCGCATTCCGACGAAGTGGAAACCGGTTCGTCGAAAGAATGCGCGTTGAAACAGGGAGTGGAGACGCCGACCTGATTCGATCGGGTCGGCGTCTCCAGCTCAACCCGCGCGTCTCGGAAACTGCTACGCCTCGGCCGCCTCCTCCTTCAGGGCGAGGCTGTGCAGGACGGCGCAGAGCCGGTCTCCCGTCATCCGCGAGAGGTCGAAGCCGCTCTCGCCGGCCACGTCGCCGTAGCGGGCCGCGTCGGCCTGCGAGGCCCCGACATACGCCATCGACCAATCGGTGAAGAGGCGCGTCTCCACCGCCTCGAAGGCGAGCAGCGAGACCTCGCCGTGGCGCTCGTCCTGCTGGATGCGCTCGAAGGTGGTCTCGACCGCGTCTTCCGGCCCCTCCAGCACCTGCGCGAAGCAGCCGGCGTTGAACATCAGCGCCCCGGTCACGTCGATGCGGGCATTGTTGGCCCGGCTCGCGGCCAGGATGCTGCGGATCGTCTCGTCCATCGCCGCGGGGGCACCGGCGACCCGGTTGCGGCTGTAGTAGACGAGGCGGCGCAGGTCTTTTGGGTTCATTCGGCGAGCTCCCGGATCAGGCGGGCGAGGCAACGGAAGAGGCGGACAACAGGGCGGCGGCCTGGGCGGCCGGCATCGGGCGTCCGGTCAGGTAGCCCTGGACCTCGGTGCAGCCCTCGGCGCGGATGGCGTCGAGTTGGTCCGCCGTCTCGACGCCTTCGGCGGTGGTGCGCATGCCGAGGCTGGCGCCGAGCCGGGCGATGGCCCGCACGATCGCCCCGCACTCGGCATTGCCCTCCATGCCGCGGACGAAGGACTGGTCGATCTTGATCTTGTCGAAGGGGAATTTCTGCAGGTAGCTCAGGGACGAGTAGCCGGTGCCGAAATCGTCCATCGAGATCTTCACACCGAGCGCGCGCAGGCCGTTCAGCACGTCGAGCACGCTGTCGGTGTTCTCGAGGAGCGCCCCTTCGGTGATCTCCAGTTCCAGCCGGGCCGGGTCGAGGCCGGTCTGGGCCAGCACGTTCACCACCGTCTCGACCAGCCGGCCGCCGCGGAACTGCACGGGGGAGAGGTTCACGGCGATCGATGCGGGTTGCGGCCAGCGCGCCGCCTCGCGGCAGGCGGTGCGCAGCACCCACTCGCCGATGCCGACGATGATGCCGATCTCCTCGGCCAACGGGATGAACAGGGCCGGCGAGACCGGTCCGCGCTCGGGGTGGTTCCAGCGCAGCAGCGCCTCGAAGCCCGTCACTTCCCCGCTCTCCAGCTGGATCTGCGGCTGGAAGGCGAGGTCGAACTGCTTGAGGGCCAGCGCCCGGCGCAGGTCGATCTCCAGGCCGCGCCGCGCCTGCATCTGCGCGTTCATCGCCGGCTCGAAGAAGCGGTAGGTGCCCCGGCCCGCGGCCTTCGCCCGGTAGAGCGCGAGGTCGGCGTGTTTCAGCAGGTCGTCGGCGTTCTGGCCGTCGGCGGGGGCGATGGCGACGCCGACGCTGACGCCGACATTGAGCATGTGGCCATCGACGATGTAGGTGCGCCCGACGAGATCGACGAGGCGGCGTGCCAGCGCCTCGGCCGCGTGCGGCTGCTCGACGCCGGCATAGGGACCGAGTTGGGGACCGAGTTGGGGATCGACTTGGAGGATGGCGAACTCGTCGCCGCCGAGCCGCGCGACCAGATCCCCGCTGCGGGTGGCCCGGCGCAGGCGCTCGGCGACCTTGCGCAGGAGCGCGTCGCCGACCGGATGCCCGAGGGTGTCGTTGACCGTCTTGAACCGATCGAGGTCGAGCATCAGCACCGCGAGCGGTGCCCCCGTTCGAGCCGCCTCGCTCAGCGCCGCGTCGAGGCGGTCGTGCAGGCCGACGCGGTTGCACAAGCCGGTGAGCGGCTCCTGCCGGGCCAGGGCCGCGCCGCGGAGTTGCTCGGTCACGTCCTCGAAGGTGAGGGCGAAGCCGCCGGCCGAGAGCGGCGCCAGCGCCGCCTCGACGCGGCGGTCGCTGCCGAGAGTGAGCCGCGTCCGGACGGGGCGGGCGGCGCGCACGGCCTCCAGAATGGGCTCAGCCTCCGGCTCCGCGGCGCCGAAGGGCACCAGCAGGGCGGGGAGGGGAAGGCCGACCGGTTCGGCGCAGGCGAGCAAGGCCGCCGCGCGGGCATTGGCGAAGACGATGCTGCCGCCCGCATCGAGCAGGAGCAGGGGCGCGGCCATCTCGGCAAGCGCCGCCTCGAACGGCAGGGCGATCGACGGCGACGGAGCGGTGAGGGCGGACATGCGGCCGGACAGCGTCCCATGGAGACCGCCCCACACGGACGGCTCGCCTATAGGCCCGCTTTCCTCTCAACGGATGTTTAAAGCCGAGACGCGCCTGAGCGTATCCCGGTCGTTATTCGAAGAATTTCAGCGTCCCCAAAACGAGGTGCGACAACACATTTCGGTGATGCGGAGGAGGAAGTAATCCATGTTATTGCCTTCCCTCTTCGCGCTCGACTCAGGGGTTTCGTCCCTCGATCTGCTGCTGCATCGCTTTGTCCTCGGACCGGCCGTAGTTGATGAAGAACAGCGACCCATCGACCGCCTTGCCCTTCTGCAGGTTCGAGAGCTGCACGGTGGTGAGGTAGCCCTGCGGGTCGGTGATCCGCCACTGCGACAGGGTCTTCATCTCGGCGTCGAAGAAGAGCTGGATCTTCGAGGTGCCGCCCAGCGTCGAGCGGTCCTCCAGCCCGATGCGCACGCCGCCCGGATCGTTGGTCACCTCGCTTACCGTCAGGTCGCGGGCGAGGTCGATCTTCTCCCGCAGCAGGAATTTCAGCGGCGTCTGCGAGATGAAATAGAGATCCTGGGTTCCGAGCTTGCGGTCGCGCACCGCGACCGAGGTGCCGTCGGCCACCACTTCGAGCGGGGAGGGCTGGTCGTACTCGAAGCGCAGGCGCCCGGGCTTGGCGAGCGTGAGCTTGCCGCCGATGCGCCGCCCGTCGGCACCGATCTGGATGAAGCCGCCGGTCAGGGTCTGGAAGCCGTTGAAATAGCTGTTGGCCGCCGCCACGACGGTGGCCGGGTCGGCATCCTGGAGCGCGGCGCCGAGGGTCGGCGCGCCCACCGCCGCGACCCGCGTGCCGGACGGAGCGGCCGGCGTCGCCGAAGCGGGCGCGCCGGGCTTGGCCGCGGCCTTGATGCTGCCGGTCTTCTCGGCCGGTTTCTCCGAGCTCTTCTCGGCGGCCTTGTCCGGTCCTTTGCCGGGCTTGGCCGTCGCCTTCTTGGCCGGCGCCGGAGCGGCCTCCGGCTCGGGTGCCTTGGCCGGAGGGGCCGGCGGCTCCTCCTTGCGGCCGAACAGGCCGTCGAGGAAGGAGGAGACCTGGGCGTTCGCCGGCTGCGGCTGGAGCGCCAGCGCGGCGACGAGCAGCGGACCGGCAGCGAGGGAGAGGCGTCGGCCAGTCATCGTGTGGGCATCTCCGAAAGCTTGCGGGTGCGCGGGGCACTTGCCGTCCCGGTGGGGCTCTTGCCGTCCCGGTGCGGACGCGCGCGATGGCGGCGCGTCCGGATGTCGTGTTCGCGGGTAGACCCGGCCCCTGTGGCGAATATGCGACGGGGGCCGGATTTGCGCGGTCGCGAAAAGACGCTCAGTCGTCGTCGTAGCCGCTGGACGGTGCGCTCGCGAGACCTTCGACCAGGATCTCGCGCTTGCCCGCATGGTTGGCCGGCCCGACGATCCCCTCGATCTCCATCCGCTCCATGATCGAGGCGGCGCGGTTGTAGCCGATCTGGAGACGGCGCTGGATGTAGCTCGTCGAGGCCTTGCGGTCGCGCAGGACCACGGCGATGGCCTGCTCGTAGAGTTCGCCGCCCTCGGCGCCGGCGACCGCCGCGAAGGCACCGATGTCGAAGACCGGAGCGTCGGCCTCCTCGGTTTCGGCGAAGTCGTCCTTCTCGGCCTTGGCCGCGGCCCGCCCGCCCTTGGCCGGCTTCTCCGGCTGCTCGGAAGAGCCGTCGTCCGCCGTGACGGCCTCGAGGTAGGACGGCCGGCCCTGGCGCTTGAGGTGGGCGACCACGGTCTCGACTTCCGAGTCCGAGCAGAACGGCCCGTGCACGCGCGTCGTGCGCCCGCCGCCGGCCATGAACAGCATGTCGCCCTGGCCCAGCAACTGCTCGGCGCCCATCTCGCCCAGGATCGTGCGGCTGTCGATCTTGCTCGTGACCTGGAAGGAGATGCGGGTCGGGAAGTTCGCCTTGATCGTGCCGGTGATGACGTCGACCGAGGGGCGCTGCGTCGCCATGATGAGGTGGATGCCGGCCGCACGCGCCATCTGGGCGAGGCGCTGGATCGCGCCCTCGATGTCCTTGCCCGCCACCATCATCAGGTCGGCCATCTCGTCGACCACGATCACGATGTAGGGCAGCGCCGAGAGGTCCATCTCCTGCTCTTCGAACACCGCCTCGCCGGTGGTGCGGTCGAAGCCGGTCTGGACCGTGCGGGTGATGGTCTCGCCCCGCTCGCGCGCCTCCTTCATCCGGGCATTGTACCCGTCGATGTTGCGCACGCTGATCTTCGACATCTTCTTGTAGCGCTCCTCCATCTCGCGCACGGCCCATTTGAGGGCGATGACCGCCTTCTTCGGGTCGATGACGACGGGGGAGAGCAGGTGCGGGATGCCGTCATAGACCGACAGTTCCAGCATCTTGGGATCGACCATGATCAGGCGGCACTCCTCCGGCTTCAGCCGGTAGAGCAGCGACAGGATCATGGTGTTGATGGCGACCGACTTGCCCGAGCCGGTGGTGCCGGCCACCAGCAGGTGCGGCATGCGGGCGAGGTCGGCGATGATCGGCTCGCCGCCGATGTTCTTGCCCAGGCACAGCGCGAGCTTGTGCTTGGTCTCGACGAAATCGACCGAGGCCAGGAGTTCGCGCAGGTACACGGTCTCGCGCACCGGGTTCGGCAGTTCGATGCCGATCACGTTGCGGCCGGGGACGACGGCGACGCGGGCGGAGATGGCGGACATCGAGCGGGCGATGTCGTCCGACAGGCCGATGACGCGGCTCGACTTGGTGCCGGGCGCCGGCTCCAGCTCATAGAGGGTGACGACGGGGCCGGGGCGCACGGCGAGGATGTCGCCGCGCACGCCAAAGTCCTGCACGGTCTGCTGGAGGTTGAGCGCGTTCTGCTCCAGCTCGTCCGCATCCACCTCCTCGCCGTCGTTCAGCGGCGGCTCGGCGAGCAGTTCGAGATCGGGCAGTTCGTAGTCGGCATTGCCGACGAACGACGCCTCCAAGTGGCGGCCGGCGGGGATCAGCATCGGGCGCTCGGGCAGGATCGCCCGCGGACGGTTTTCGGGTTCGGGCTCGACGGCGGCCACCGGCTCGGCGGCTTCGGCCTCGAACGCGTCGGCGGTGTCGAGACCGGCCTCCTCCATCGTCGCGGCCGCCGGCTCTTCGGCAAGATCTTGTGCAAGATCCTGGGCAAGATCCTGGGCCGGATCTCCGCTCGGCTCGGCCTCGGCACCGGGCTTGGTGCGCAGCAGGACCGGCCGGGCCGGGATGGTGAGCGGCGCCATCGCCGTCGTCATCCCCTGGGGGGCAGGGGAGGGGGCCTGCGGGGCAGGCTGGAACGGGGCGGGGGCCGGAGCCGGATAGGCCGTGAAAGGCCGCGCGGCGACGGGCGCCAGCACCACGGCGGCGACCGGGGCCGGGGCGGGCGCCACGGCTTGCGGTGCGATGTCAAAGATGGGCTTCGGCGCGGCCTCGGCGACGGCCGAACGGGCCGGGCGGATCGCCGCGCGGGCGGCCATGGCGTTCAGCACCGGGCGGGGCGCGGCGGGCGCGACCGGCTCGGCGACCTCGACCACCGACTCGGCCGGGCCGAACCAGCCGTGCAGGGCCGACCAGTCCGGCACGTCCGACCAATCGGACGGCTCGGCGGGGACCGGCGGGATGAAGGGCGCGTAGAATCCGGCGAAAAGTGCAGCCGCCTCCGGTGCCTCCACCGGTGCGGTGAGCGGCGCGGCCGGCAGGGGCTCGGCGGCGACGGCCCCGAAGCGCATCGCGTCGAACCGGATCTCATCGATCGACAGCGCGGGCTGCGATGCGATCTCGACCTGGGAGACGATCTCAGCCTGCGGCACGCCTTCAGCCTGCGGCACAGCCCCAGCCTGCGGCACAGCCCCAGCCTGCGGCACTTGGACGACGGACTTCTGCCGACGGTCGGGGGTGCGGAAGAAGCTCACGCCGGGCGGCGGCACGAACGGGCGGCGCCAGCTCGGCACCTCCGAGGCGGCCTGTTCGGCGCGCAGCCGGGCGGCCTCGTCGCTCTCGGCACTGCGTTGCGCCGCGCGCTCGGCGGCTTCGCGCTCCGCCGCCTCGCGGGCCCGCTGCGCTTCCAGCGCCGCGGCCGCGGCGGCAGCCTGGGCGTCGAGCAGGGCCTGAGCCCGGAGCTGCGCCTCGCGCTCGGCTTCCAGCGCTTGGCGGCGGCGCTCCATCAGAACGGTGTCGGGGGTGCGGGTGAAGCGCACCGCCTCGGGCAGCGCAGCCTGCGGCACGCCGTAGGACCCATCCTGTGAGGCGGGCAGGGCGTGTGCCGCCGGGATCACGCCGGCCTCCGGCGCGATCGCCGCGGGGCGGCGCGGCGTACGCACCAGGACGCCGGGACCGGAGGCGCGGGGATCGATGCGGCTCTCGAACGGCATCTCCGGCTGAGCGCCGTAGGGCAGGGCAGGCTCTGGCATCTCGAACAGCCCCTCCTCCGTTTCGGGTGCCCACGGCTGCGAACCCCAGCCCTCCTGCGCGGCCGGCGCGCGGCCGAGCATCGCCCCCGGCGGCACCAGCCAGCTCGGCACGTTGCCCGCGTCGAACCCGTCCGTGCCCGGCTGCGGCAGCGCCGGATGCGGCAACGCGTGCGGGAGCGCCCGCGGCGGGGCCGGCGGCGCCCCGGCGATGCGCCGGGCAAGGTTGGAGCGCAGGCTCATCAGCCGATGGGCGATACCGCCGATCGACCGGTCCAGGCGGTCGCCGCCGCGGCTCGGCCGCGATGGATCACGATGGGAATGGGGAGGCCGTCCCGATGCGCGCATGATCTGTGAGATGACTCGAAACAAGGTCCGGCTCCTGCGGAGCGGTTCGAGCCCCAAGGTAGGCGGATCGTCGTTAACGAACGCTTGCCTCGACCCTGCCTCGACCTGGGCCCGCCCTCGTCCCGGACGCGCCCTCCCCTCTTCCGGGGCGCTCCGAACCCGCCGGTGCAAGCGTGACGCGAACCGGATATCATCGAGCGCGGTTGGCTCTTCGCGGTGATGTTTCGAGGGCCGGTGACGGAGGACGGCCCGGTCGCGAGCATCCTCTGAATCAGGCTTGAAATCGTGCTCTGAGAGGCGCTTGGCAGGGTTTCCTGCCGTATCAGGTGAGCTGCGAGATCCGGTGACGAATCCGAGCCAAGAGACCTTGAGTCCGAAAAACTTCCGCTCCCTCTACCGGCATGGCTTTGCCCGCGTCGCCGCCTGCACCGGCCGCAGCCATCCGGGCGACCCGGCGGCCAATGTCGCCGACATCTCAGGCCTCGCGCGGCAGGCGCACGGGGCCGGGGCGGCGCTCGCGGTCTTCCCCGAACTCTGCGTCTCCTCCTACGCCATCGAGGATCTGCTGTTGCAGGCCACCCTCCTCGACGCGGTCGAGGCGGGCGTGGCGCGGCTGGTCGAGGAGAGCGCCGGGCTCACGCCGCTGCTCGTCGTCGGCGCGCCCCTGCGCTGGCGCAACCGGCTCTACAATTGCGCCGTGGCGATCCGGGGCGGGCGGCTGCTCGGCGTGGTGCCGAAGAGCTACCTGCCGAACTACCGGGAGTTCTACGAGAAGCGCCACTTCGCCTCCGGCGCCGGCATCACGGCCGAGACGATCCGCCTCGGCGGGAGGGAGGCGCCGTTCGGCACCGACCTGATCTTCGCCGCCGACGACCTGCCGGGCTTCCGCCTCGCGATCGAGGTCTGCGAAGATCTCTGGGTGCCGCAGACGCCGGGCATGGATGCGGTGCTCGCCGGCGCCACCGTGATCGCCAACCCCTCGGGCAGCCCGATCACCGTGGGTCGGGCCGATTCCCGCGCCCTGCTGACCCGCGCCGCCTCGATGCGCGGCCTGTGCGCCTACGTCTACGCGGCGGCCGGGACGGGGGAATCCACTACCGACCTGTCCTGGGACGGGCAGACCAGCATTGACGAGAACGGCGTGCGGCTGGCGGAAGGGCAGCGCTTCCCTCAAGCGCCGGTCGTGACGCTGGCCGATATCGACCTCGATCTCATCGCCCAGGAGCGGCTTCAGGCCGGCAGCCTCGACGACAACGCCCGCCGACACGACACCCCGCCGTGGCGGACAATCCCCTTCCGGCTCGATCCGCCGACGAGCGATCTGGGGCTCGAGCGTCGGGTCGAGCGCTTTCCCTTCGTGCCGGCCGACCCCGCCCGCCTCGCGCAGGATTGCTACGAGGCCTACAACATTCAGGTCGCCGGCCTCGCCCAGCGGCTCGCCGCAACCGGCACGAAGCGGGCGGTGATCGGGGTTTCCGGCGGCCTCGACTCGACGCACGCGCTGATCGTCGTCGCCAAAGCCTTCGATAAACTCGACCTCCCGCGGAAAAATATCCTGGCCTACACCCTGCCGGGCTTTGCCACCTCCGACGAGACCAAGACCAACGCCCACGCCCTGATGCGGGCGCTCGGCACCACCTCGGAGGAGATCGACATCCGCCCGGCCGCCCGGCAGATGCTGGCCGATATGGGCCACCCGTTCGGGCGGGGCGAGGCGGTCTACGACGTCACCTTCGAGAACGTGCAGGCGGGCCTGCGCACCGACTACCTGTTCCGGCTGGCCAACCAGCACGGCGGCATCGTGATCGGCACCGGCGATCTCTCGGAACTGGCGCTCGGCTGGAGCACCTACGGCGTCGGCGACCAGATGAGCCATTACGGGGTCAATGCCGGCGTACCCAAGACCCTGATCCAGCACCTGATCCGTTGGGTGATCGCGTCCGGGCAGTTCGGCGAGGCGGAGAACCGCACGCTCCGGGCGGTGCTCGACACCGAGATTTCGCCCGAACTGGTGCCGGCCTCGGAAGGCGAGGGGCCGCAGAGCACGGAAGCCAAGATCGGTCCCTACGCCCTGCAGGACTTCAATCTCTGGTTCACCCTGCGTCACGGCTTCCGGCCGTCGAAGATCGCCTTCCTCGCGCTCCATGCCTGGGGAGACGCGGCGGTCGGCGACTGGCCGCCGGATTTCCCGCAAGCCAAGCGCGTCGCCTACGACTTGGCCGAGATCCGGCGCTGGCTCGGCGTCTTCCTCGATCGCTTCTTCCGCTTCAGCCAGTTCAAGCGTTCGGCGCTCCCCAACGGCCCGAAGGTCTCGGCCGGCGGCTCGCTCTCGCCCCGCGGCGATTGGCGCGCGCCCTCGGATGCCAGCGCCCGGGCGTGGCTCGACGAGCTGGAG from Methylobacterium sp. AMS5 carries:
- a CDS encoding DNA translocase FtsK, which translates into the protein MSLRSNLARRIAGAPPAPPRALPHALPHPALPQPGTDGFDAGNVPSWLVPPGAMLGRAPAAQEGWGSQPWAPETEEGLFEMPEPALPYGAQPEMPFESRIDPRASGPGVLVRTPRRPAAIAPEAGVIPAAHALPASQDGSYGVPQAALPEAVRFTRTPDTVLMERRRQALEAEREAQLRAQALLDAQAAAAAAALEAQRAREAAEREAAERAAQRSAESDEAARLRAEQAASEVPSWRRPFVPPPGVSFFRTPDRRQKSVVQVPQAGAVPQAGAVPQAEGVPQAEIVSQVEIASQPALSIDEIRFDAMRFGAVAAEPLPAAPLTAPVEAPEAAALFAGFYAPFIPPVPAEPSDWSDVPDWSALHGWFGPAESVVEVAEPVAPAAPRPVLNAMAARAAIRPARSAVAEAAPKPIFDIAPQAVAPAPAPVAAVVLAPVAARPFTAYPAPAPAPFQPAPQAPSPAPQGMTTAMAPLTIPARPVLLRTKPGAEAEPSGDPAQDLAQDLAQDLAEEPAAATMEEAGLDTADAFEAEAAEPVAAVEPEPENRPRAILPERPMLIPAGRHLEASFVGNADYELPDLELLAEPPLNDGEEVDADELEQNALNLQQTVQDFGVRGDILAVRPGPVVTLYELEPAPGTKSSRVIGLSDDIARSMSAISARVAVVPGRNVIGIELPNPVRETVYLRELLASVDFVETKHKLALCLGKNIGGEPIIADLARMPHLLVAGTTGSGKSVAINTMILSLLYRLKPEECRLIMVDPKMLELSVYDGIPHLLSPVVIDPKKAVIALKWAVREMEERYKKMSKISVRNIDGYNARMKEARERGETITRTVQTGFDRTTGEAVFEEQEMDLSALPYIVIVVDEMADLMMVAGKDIEGAIQRLAQMARAAGIHLIMATQRPSVDVITGTIKANFPTRISFQVTSKIDSRTILGEMGAEQLLGQGDMLFMAGGGRTTRVHGPFCSDSEVETVVAHLKRQGRPSYLEAVTADDGSSEQPEKPAKGGRAAAKAEKDDFAETEEADAPVFDIGAFAAVAGAEGGELYEQAIAVVLRDRKASTSYIQRRLQIGYNRAASIMERMEIEGIVGPANHAGKREILVEGLASAPSSGYDDD
- a CDS encoding NAD(+) synthase, whose protein sequence is MTNPSQETLSPKNFRSLYRHGFARVAACTGRSHPGDPAANVADISGLARQAHGAGAALAVFPELCVSSYAIEDLLLQATLLDAVEAGVARLVEESAGLTPLLVVGAPLRWRNRLYNCAVAIRGGRLLGVVPKSYLPNYREFYEKRHFASGAGITAETIRLGGREAPFGTDLIFAADDLPGFRLAIEVCEDLWVPQTPGMDAVLAGATVIANPSGSPITVGRADSRALLTRAASMRGLCAYVYAAAGTGESTTDLSWDGQTSIDENGVRLAEGQRFPQAPVVTLADIDLDLIAQERLQAGSLDDNARRHDTPPWRTIPFRLDPPTSDLGLERRVERFPFVPADPARLAQDCYEAYNIQVAGLAQRLAATGTKRAVIGVSGGLDSTHALIVVAKAFDKLDLPRKNILAYTLPGFATSDETKTNAHALMRALGTTSEEIDIRPAARQMLADMGHPFGRGEAVYDVTFENVQAGLRTDYLFRLANQHGGIVIGTGDLSELALGWSTYGVGDQMSHYGVNAGVPKTLIQHLIRWVIASGQFGEAENRTLRAVLDTEISPELVPASEGEGPQSTEAKIGPYALQDFNLWFTLRHGFRPSKIAFLALHAWGDAAVGDWPPDFPQAKRVAYDLAEIRRWLGVFLDRFFRFSQFKRSALPNGPKVSAGGSLSPRGDWRAPSDASARAWLDELERNVPKA